The Meiothermus ruber DSM 1279 genome includes the window GGGTGCTTTTCCGCAGGGGCGAGGCCCTGCAGACGCTGCAGGAGGCCCGCGTCATCGCCCTCGACAAGACCGGAACCCTCACCCAGGGCAGGCCCGAACTCACCGACCTCGAGGTGCTGGAAGGCTTCGACGAAGCCGAGGTGCTGCGCCTGGTGGCCTCGGTCGAGCAGAAATCCGAACATCCCCTGGCCCGCGCCATCGTGCGCGCGGCTCGGTCCAGGGGCCTCGAGCTGGCCGAGCCGGAAGATTTCGAGGCCTTCCCCGGCTTTGGGGTGAGGGGTCGGGTGGGCCTCTACCGGGTGGAGGTGGGGGCCGATCGCTATATGGCTCAACTGGGCCTCGAGGTGCACACCCTGGCGGCGCTGGCCCAGAAGCTGGCCGAAGCCGGTAAAAGCCCCCTCTACGCGGCCATCAACGGAAAACTGGCCGCCATCCTGGCCGTGGCCGACCCCCTCAAGCCCGGCAGCGCGGAGGCTGTGGCCGCCCTGCACCGCCTGGGTTTGCGGGTGGCCATGATTACCGGCGACCATACCCGCACCGCCCAGGCCATCGCCCGGCAGCTTGGCCTCGACGAGGTGCTGGCCGAAGTTCTGCCCCACGGCAAGGCCGAAGCGGTACGGACGTTGCAGGCCAAGGGCCACAAGGTGGCCTTCGTGGGCGATGGCATCAACGATGCCCCCGCGCTGGCCCAGGCCGATGTGGGTATCGCCATCGGCACCGGCACCGACGTAGCCATCGAGACTGCCGACGTAATTTTGATCTCGGGCGATCTGCGCGGCGTGCCCAATGCCCTGGCGCTCTCGAGGGCCACCCTCAGGAACATCCAGCTCAACCTGTTCTGGGCCTTTGCCTACAACGTGCTCCTGATTCCGGTGGCCGCCGGGGCCCTGTACCCTCTCACGGGCTGGCTCCTTTCGCCGGTGCTGGCCGGGGCGGCCATGGGCCTCTCCTCGCTGTTTGTGCTGTCCAACGCGCTGCGCCTGCGCGCTTTCAGGCCGCCCTTTGGGCCGGGTGAACAAACCACAATGGGAAAGCTGGTACGGGAAATGGGATAAAGGCCTCGCTGGAGCGTTTAACGTTTACTCGAGTGCTTTATACCAGCTTAACAACACCCCCCTATGGTGAGAAAGGAGGTTGAAGATGATGCACTGGTGGCCTTATGGCTATGGCATGATGGGCGGCTGGGGTTGGCTGGGCATGCTGATTCAGCTTGCCATCCTGGTGCTACTGATCTACCTTCTGGTGCGGGCTTTCTCCCGCCCAGCCTCGAGCGAGGGAAGAGACCGCGCCCTGGAGATCCTGCGGGAACGCTACGCCAGAGGAGAGATCGATAAGGAGACCTTCGAGCGCATGAAGCACGACCTGAATGGGTGAGGAGGTCTGACATGCGACGCGAGATGCTCTGGGTGGGAATCACAGGCCTGGTTTTGGTAGGCGTTGTCCTCACCCAGGGTCTGTGGGGCTACGGGGGCCCCATGCACGGCTACGGATACGGCCCTGGAATGATGGGTGGAGGAATGGGCATGATGAGCGTTTACCCCGCCCAAGCCCAGCCCATCCCCCCTGCCGAAGCCAGGGCTCGCCTCGAGTCCTTCGCTAAACGCTTCGGTTCCGAGGCCAGGCTCAAGGACTTCATGAGCTTCAGCGAAAACTACTACGCCCAGGTAGTTGATGCCAAGGGGAACGGGCTGGTGGAGATCCTGGCCGATCGCTACACCGGTAGCGTCTACCTCGAGCCCGGCCCCAACATGATGTGGAACACCCGCTGGGGCATGGGCATGATGCAAGTCCAGCCTTCTGTAGCTGTGCGCTACGACAAGGCTGCCGCACAGAAGCTGGCCGAACAGTTTCTCAAGGGCTACCTGCCGGGAGCCAGGGTCATGGAGGGCCAGGCTTTCAGCGGTTACTACACCTTTGACTTTGGCCGCAAGGAGATCGAGGGCATGATGTCGGTGAGCGCCTATACCGGTGAGGTCTGGATCCACACCTGGCATGGGGTCTTCTTGGGCGAGTAGTGAACATGCGTGCCAGGTTAGGATTGCGATTCGAGGAGAAACCGTGGCAATCACCGAAGCTTCACTGGGTCAGTACGTTGCCAGCCTCAAGGCCAGTAAAGGCCTCGTGCGCGACTGCGAAGCCTTTCTCGAGCGCTGCCGCAAGTACCAAACCCCCAGCCTCGCGGGCTTCCCGATGGTGGGACTGGGCGGTAGTTGCGGCAAGCCTGCTTTTCTTCTGCCCTTTGTCGTCCGCTTCGACTTGCCCAAGGTGCTGGCGCTCGAGGCGTGGTTTCGCCGAACGAAGTGAGGGGTGGCCGTGGCCGAGCGCTTCGGCATGTACGTCGAGTACGGGGCCTATCCCCACCTCAAGCTGCCCGTCGACACCGAAATCGCCGCTGTGCAAGACTGGACCAACGCCACGTTGGTCTTCCTGCGGCCTTCTTACGAGAGCAAAGAAGAGTTGATCGCGGCAATTCCGGTGTTGGTGATTTGTAAGCCACAGGGCTAAACCAATCCAATACCCCACCCCAGGTGGGTTGGAATAAAGAGAGAAACCTCCCAACGAGATTCAGTCATGTCGAAAGCAGACCACGATCCCCACCTGCCCGAAGCGTTACTCGAGCTCAGCCTCAAAAACTGCCACGACGCTTCCGAACAAGCCGACCTGGAACGCCACCTGGCCCGGCTGCCCGGCGTCAGCAGCGTCCACCTCGACCGCACCCGCGCCCTAGCGCACATCAGTTTCGATCCTGGACAAATCAGTGCCCAGGACTTGCGCGAGCGGCTCGAGCGGGGCGGCTATAGCTGCGCCTGCCAGGAATGTGAGGCCTCGGTCTGCCAGCCCGGCCATCCCAGGGTCGGCTCGGATGACCAGCCACAC containing:
- a CDS encoding SHOCT domain-containing protein → MMHWWPYGYGMMGGWGWLGMLIQLAILVLLIYLLVRAFSRPASSEGRDRALEILRERYARGEIDKETFERMKHDLNG